In Nicotiana tabacum cultivar K326 chromosome 17, ASM71507v2, whole genome shotgun sequence, one DNA window encodes the following:
- the LOC107787225 gene encoding large ribosomal subunit protein eL20 — MVNYKFHQYQVVGRALPSETDEHPKIYRMKLWATNEVRAKSKFWYYLRKLKKVKKSNGQMLAINEIFEKNPTKIKNYGIWLRYQSRTGYHNMYKEYRDTTLNGAVEQMYTEMASRHRVRHHCIQIIKTATIPAKLCKRESTKQFHDSKIKFPLVFKKVRPPSRKLKTTYKATRPNLFM; from the exons ATGGTGAACTACAAG TTCCATCAGTACCAGGTTGTCGGGAGAGCTCTGCCCTCTGAAACAGATGAGCATCCCAAGATTTATCGTATGAAGTTATGGGCTACCAATGAAGTTCGTGCTAAGTCCAAATTCTG gtaTTACTTGAGGAAGCTTAAGAAGGTGAAAAAGAGCAACGGTCAGATGCTGGCTATTAATGAG ATCTTTGAGAAGAACCCAACAAAAATAAAGAATTATGGTATTTGGCTCCGTTACCAGAGTAGAACTGGGTATCATAACATGTACAAGGAGTACCGTGATACCACACTGAATGGTGCGGTTGAGCAGATGTACACTGAGATGGCTTCTCGCCACAGAGTTCGCCATCACTGCATCCAGATCATAAAGACAGCCACCATTCCAGCTAAGCTTTGCAAGAGGGAGAGCACAAAGCAGTTCCATGACTCCAAGATCAAGTTCCCCTTGGTGTTCAAGAAAGTCAGGCCACCTAGCAGGAAACTCAAGACCACATACAAGGCTACCAGGCCCAACTTGTTCATGTAA